One genomic region from Bufo bufo chromosome 3, aBufBuf1.1, whole genome shotgun sequence encodes:
- the LOC120993970 gene encoding basic salivary proline-rich protein 1-like, whose translation MGDSAVLVSKKVLATNGGLVINLDSPTSGPSPARGSAREVPQGPCTAVATKTVQRDYEGPPTSVQRDYGGPPTSVQRDYGGPPTSVQRDYGGPTSVQRDYGGPPSVQRDYEGPPPSVRRDYGGPPTSVQRDYGGPPTSVQRDYGGPPPSVQRDYEEPPPSVQSDYGGSPTFVQRDYGGPPPSVQRDYGGPPPSVQSDYGGSPTFVQRDYGGPPPSVQSDYEEPPPSVQSDYGGPPTSVQRDYGGPPTSVQRDYGGPTSVQRDYGGPPSVQRDYEGPPPSVQRDYGGPPPSVRRDYGGPPTSVQRDYGGPPTSVQRDYGGPPPSVQRDYEEPPPSVQSDYGGSPTFVQRDYGGPPPSVQRDYGGPPPSVQSDYGGPPTSVQRDHGGPTSVQRDYEGPPPSVQSDYGGPPPFVQRDYGGPPPSVTWKSALILLSGV comes from the exons ATGGGGGATAGCGCTGTCTTGGTGTCAAAGAAAGTGTTAGCAACTAATGGTGGCTTGGTG aTTAATCTTGATTCACCAACATCTGGTCCAAGCCCGGCTCGGGGCAGCGCTAGGGAAGTCCCCCAG GGTCCTTGTACAGCTGTAGCCACCAAAACTGTTCAGCGTGACTATGAAGGACCACCAACATCTGTTCAGCGTGACTATGGAGGACCACCAACATCTGTTCAGCGTGACTATGGAGGACCACCAACATCTGTTCAGCGTGACTATGGAGGACCAACATCTGTTCAGCGTGACTATGGAGGAccaccatctgttcagcgtgactATGAAGGACCACCGCCATCTGTTCGGCGTGACTATGGAGGACCACCAACATCTGTTCAGCGTGACTATGGAGGACCACCAACATCTGTTCAGCGTGACTATGGAGGACCAccgccatctgttcagcgtgactATGAAGAACCACCGCCATCTGTTCAGAGTGACTATGGAGGATCACCAACATTTGTTCAGCGCGACTATGGAGGACCAccaccatctgttcagcgtgactATGGAGGACCACCACCATCTGTTCAGAGTGACTATGGAGGATCACCAACATTTGTTCAGCGCGACTATGGAGGACCACCGCCATCTGTTCAGAGTGACTATGAAGAACCACCGCCATCTGTTCAGAGTGACTATGGAGGACCACCAACATCTGTTCAGCGTGACTATGGAGGACCACCAACATCTGTTCAGCGTGACTATGGAGGACCAACATCTGTTCAGCGTGACTATGGAGGAccaccatctgttcagcgtgactATGAAGGACCAccgccatctgttcagcgtgactATGGTGGACCACCACCATCTGTTCGGCGTGACTATGGAGGACCACCAACATCTGTTCAGCGTGACTATGGAGGACCACCAACATCTGTTCAGCGTGACTATGGAGGACCAccgccatctgttcagcgtgactATGAAGAACCACCGCCATCTGTTCAGAGTGACTATGGAGGATCACCAACATTTGTTCAGCGCGACTATGGAGGACCAccaccatctgttcagcgtgactATGGAGGACCACCACCATCTGTTCAGAGTGACTATGGAGGACCACCAACATCTGTTCAGCGTGATCATGGAGGACCAACATCTGTTCAGCGTGACTATGAAGGACCACCGCCATCTGTTCAGAGTGACTATGGAGGACCACCACCATTTGTTCAGCGTGACTATGGAGGACCACCACCATCTGTGACATGGAAATCAGCTCTCATATTGTTAAGTGGGGTCTGA